Below is a genomic region from Fibrobacter sp..
GAGAAGATAGAGAGGATTTCGGAATTATTAGAGAAAGGTTTCATTATCACACTCTTCCCAGAGGGCACATCATCAAATGGTGACTCTGTTCTTCCGTTCAAAGGCGCACTTTTCTCTGCTGCCGGTAAAAAAGGTATAGATATCCAGCCTGTGTGTATAAAATACCTCTCTATAGATGGCAGGCCTGTCTCTCCGGATAACCGCGATCTTGTCTTTTACTATGGTGATATCCGTTTTTTTCCACACCTGTTAAGGCTTTTTCTGGTAAAGAGAATCGAGGTTTCTGTCACCTGGCTCGATCGGGCAAAAACAGACCAGAAGACCCGTAAAGACATTGTGGATTATTGTCACAAATCAATTTTTTCGGTTTATGCCGGCAATTGACTTTTTGTTACTTTTATTTCCGTTTCGGTTATTAATTTACGTTATATTATAAAGTAGGAACCTGAAAGTATCTGAAAAAGAGCAGAGGAAACATGATTCGAGGAGGAACAGATTCAAATCAAGCCAGTCCATGTAAATAGCTATAATGGTCGTGGCTCCTCCGGAGAACCAGAAAACCATTATTTCAGAAAGAAAAAGCTGAAACGCCCTCTGGATGCTTTTATCATCGTTAGCGACTCAGAGAGGAGAAATGATCCTGGGCCCGGGGCAGCTTTTCTGAGGGATTTTATCGAACTTCTTCCCGATGAGCAGGTCAGAGAGAGAATCAAAAATCTACGGGATTCCTATGAAAATATAGACGACTTTCTCATTGACAAACTGATTATCGAAGAGCTTTAAAGAGAGAGAAACTGATGTGGGGATAACAGATCAGATCAAAGCTTCTCTTGAATCGAAGCTGGTAATACGATACAAGTCCGACCGGGAAAATGCATCACAAAGCCTCTCATGTGTAATATGTGGAAGCAGTTTTCAGCCCAGAGGAACACTTTGCCTCTATGTAAAAAATGAGGGGTACGTTTGTGAAACCTGCGGCAAAAGGTTTGCCCCGGAGATGATGGAAAAAATTGATGAGTACCAGGACCGGGACATAAGAAAGATTATCCGGAAAGATTCCTCCCATCCTTTTCTCAGCAGTGCCGAATGGAAAGATGTAAATGATAATCTCGAAGCTCTCTCCTGGATAATGACAGACTTTGCAAAAGCAGTATCAAGAGGAATTGTCGAATCTCCCGCAGGCTGCATCGGTGTACTTCATTATGCCAGAGATATTCCTGTTCCCTCCAGAAACCCCGGTGAGTCCGATCTGGATTATGAATCCAGATCGAAATCCATCCGTCAGAAAAAGCTCTTCGAAAAGATCAGAAAAGAGACCTGCGGCCGTATCGAATTGCTCCATTGCTATTTTGCCAAACTGGGAATGCCTGTAACTGGCAGAAAAGTATCTGACAATGGAATTCCTTGACGTGCTCAATCCTGATGGTTCACCAGCCGGAGAAAGGCTGAGCAGGGAAGAAGTGCACAGAAAAGGGCTTCACCATCGCACAGTTCATGTCTGGGTCCGAAACGCAAAAGGTGAATTGCTTCTTCAGAAGAGGTCATCCACCAAGGAGATCTTCCCGGGATTATGGGATATTTCATGCGCCGGACATCTCAGCGCCAGCGACAGCAGCCTTGACGGTGCGGTACGTGAGCTCGAGGAAGAATTGGGGATATCTGTAAATAAAGATGAACTCCAGTTTCTCTTCACGATTCCTCGCCATTATACCAGTACTGTCTCAAACATTATCGAAAACGAGATAACCGATGTATATCTTCTGAAAAGGAGAATAGAGCCGGGTAATCTTGAGATAAACAGAAGCGAGATCGATGAGGTACAGTTTATTCCCACAAATGAACTGAAGAAGAGAGTTGAGAAAAGGGATCCGGACCTTGCAGATCACGAAGTAGAATACATGATGCTTCTTCAGGGAGACTGGCTGCAGACCAGTGACGTTGATCCGGCTAATTAACGGGATTATTGTCTGGTTGCATATCTGAACATCGGTAAATGGATAAGTAATACCTGTAAGGCTTTTACATTTAAGAAGTTCAATCAATCCTTCGGGCTGTATCGGTATCTGAATCGAAATATTTATATGAAATAGTAACTTTCAGTCTTTTTCTGTAATAAAAAGCCAAGACTTCTTCTCTTAATCATCTTCAATAAGGTTAATCAGATTAATCAGTGGTCCTGATCGTCTTAATCAACATTCAGAGGATCTCCTGGCCCAGTGCCGAACAGACCAGTTCAACCGCTATCTCGGCGGTATCGTTACGGTGATCGAGAATGGGGTTGATCTCCACGATATCCATCGAACCAACCTTTCCTGTATCAGAGACAATCTCCATCAACAGATGCGCTTCACGGTAGGATAATCCTCCCGGTGAGGTGGTCCCTACACCAGGTGCTAAAAACGGGTCT
It encodes:
- a CDS encoding NUDIX domain-containing protein — translated: MEFLDVLNPDGSPAGERLSREEVHRKGLHHRTVHVWVRNAKGELLLQKRSSTKEIFPGLWDISCAGHLSASDSSLDGAVRELEEELGISVNKDELQFLFTIPRHYTSTVSNIIENEITDVYLLKRRIEPGNLEINRSEIDEVQFIPTNELKKRVEKRDPDLADHEVEYMMLLQGDWLQTSDVDPAN
- a CDS encoding 1-acyl-sn-glycerol-3-phosphate acyltransferase, giving the protein MSLIAGSLFVERRSKTGLKEKIERISELLEKGFIITLFPEGTSSNGDSVLPFKGALFSAAGKKGIDIQPVCIKYLSIDGRPVSPDNRDLVFYYGDIRFFPHLLRLFLVKRIEVSVTWLDRAKTDQKTRKDIVDYCHKSIFSVYAGN